A window of the Vigna angularis cultivar LongXiaoDou No.4 chromosome 3, ASM1680809v1, whole genome shotgun sequence genome harbors these coding sequences:
- the LOC108324298 gene encoding N-terminal acetyltransferase A complex catalytic subunit NAA10, with amino-acid sequence MEKESTNSHGHITSLVDLRTQRKLSLATKLTTATQNAMGQVFGAEYVSLLVRQSNRATFDFYTETLGYKIHNVEAKHYAVGEMLMR; translated from the exons ATGGAGAAGGAGAGCACCAACAGTCACGGCCATATCACCTCCCTCGTCGACCTCCGCACCCAGCGCAAACTCAGTCTCGCCACCAAACTCACGACCGCCACACAGAATGCCATGGGACAG GTGTTTGGTGCCGAGTACGTGTCCCTACTCGTGCGCCAGAGCAACCGCGCGACCTTCGATTTCTACACCGAGACCTTGGGGTACAAGATTCATAACGTGGAGGCTAAGCATTATGCAGTCGGAGAGATGCTTATGAGATGA